From the Paenibacillus sp. R14(2021) genome, the window AGAGTCAATAAGTTGGGATCTGCTCTGCGAGGAGTTATCGGCAGTTACGACGCAGCTTGGCTTAACGTCTATCCATATCATCAGCCATGCATTCGGAGGATCTCTCGGCATTGCGTTTGCCGGCCGGAATAGTCAGCTCGTCAAATCGCTCATATTGATCTCGATCGTTGTGTTCTATCCCTCGACTGAGTGGAATCAAATCGTGGACGAATATCAGAATGCCATTAAGCGGTTCGGTTTTCAAGAAGTCATTCACCGCGAAGTTCTTCCGTACTTGACGCTATTAGGCGAGGATGACGAGAGAGTGAAGTCTATCAAGCAATCCTACGATGAAATGGATGAGCGCGCTTATAATAAATTGTTTACGCTTCAAATGCTCGATCGGCCCATAGAGGAAGCACGGAGTCTGGAATGTCCCGTATTGCTGCTGGCAGGCGAGCGGGATCAATTATACTTGCCAATGCTTCAATCCATTACGACGAGTTATTTTAAGATGGGGAGCTTCCTCATCGTGCCTAATTCGGCGAATGCGGTATTTATCGATCAGCCGCAGCTGTCGGCGCAGTGGATGAGGGACTTTATTCGCAAAGCGGCCGATGCCAAACAAACCCAGGTACCTAAGCCCAAATCCAGTATGACCAGCTACTTGCCGTCGCTTGTACAGACGAGCTTGCTGCCTGCACTGGAAACGCTATCATATCCGCAGCAGCATGTTCTGAAGCTATCACTGCTTCATACCTTCCAGGTTCATATCAACGGCATCCCAGTCACGGAGGGCTGGAACAAACGTTATGCGAAAAATATTATCGCCTATTTGGCGATGCATCCTTCATGTACAAGGGAAGAGCTGTGCGAATGCCTGTTTCCCCTGCTGCCGCGCAGCATTGCATTAAATAACGTAAAAGTGTATTTGGGTCATTTGAAGAAGCTGCTGCTGCTGCCCACTGGAGCTTCGCTTCTTCAATCCAGCCATGGACAGATCTTTCTGGATGCGAAGATCGAATGCGATTTGCAAGCCTATCTGGCAGCAGTCAAGAGCCTATCCCACTCCGAAGACAGTGCGGGGAAATATGCCTCGGCGCAGGAGCTGCTCCAGACAATCGGCACCGCAGGATTAAATTCCGGTATCAATGATCCGTGGTTTGCGGACTGCAAGCGTGAGATGGAAGATCTGCTTGTGCGGCTATCGAATTGGTGCGCATCATGGGATTCAAATTCGAAGGCGTGAATTTATTGAATCGCTTACTTCGCACTGCACCTGAACAGCAGCAATGAATTCCAAGGCGTCTCAAAGGGCATCCTGATTATCAGAGATCTCAATGGTCCTATAGAAGAGCTTTGAAAAGGGGCGATTTATTTTGAACGGGAAAATACGTATGGGGATGATCGGATCGCTGCTGCTGTGCTCGGCTGCGCTTGCTGCTTCGGGATGCGGGAAGTCAGCGAATTCGAACAACACGAACACGAATACAGGCTCAACGAATAATGCCGGCTCGGGCGGAGGGCAGGCCATTACGGTCAAGGCAACCAACTTCAAATTCGACCAAACGGAGATTCATGTGAAGAAGGGTGATAAGGTCACCATTAAACTTGTGGACGAAGCAGGGTTCCATGGGTTCGCAATACCTGACTACAACGTGGATATTAAGGAAAATAACGGTACCGCTACTTTTACGGCGGATAAAACGGGTGAACATCCTTATCATTGCTCGATCGTTTGCGGATCGGGCCATGCCAATATGGTCGGCAAATTAATTGTCGATTAAAGCAGTTGAGTATGACCTGAAATACCTGGTTTATTACGAAACAAGGAGCTGTCCGGAATCGGACAGCTCCTTGTTTTATGTCTACATGCAGCATTCAGCATATTTCTTTGATTTGCTTGGCCAAATGGATACGCTGAAGCTTCAGCTTCCAGATGATCTCCCTGATCGTCGTTTCTTCCTCATTACTGGTGCTTTTCTTCATCAGCGCGAATAAATCCATCATTTTATTATTGATGTCGTTGAATTCCCGCCAGAGCTGCTCCTTCGTTGCTTCGCGCACATCCTCGGCATAAGCTTCATCTGTCCGGTTCAGCGCTTCTACAATTTCAGCCTGCCATGTTGTATCGCCAAGCGCCAATGCGTAATTATATAAATCCAGGTAGTCATCGACTCTTCGTTTGCGCCATTGATCTTGAGCTAATGTCATGGTGAAGACCCCTCCGCCGCTGATTATATACCTAGCATTATACTCGGATTTATTCTGAATTCAAGCCGAAATTCAACCGGACCAGTAAGCTGCATGACTCTTCTATTTGAAGTTGTACCCCAAAGCGCCAGGTTTGACACATCTGTGGTCTGATGGTATTGTTTGAGGCATTAATGGAAGGGGGAACTGTGCAGTATGCGTACGATTGTTTCCGTTCATGCTTTCAATCAAGAACAGGTCAAAGCTATTCAAGACGCACTGCCGGGCGCTTCCTATACGGATGTTTCGGGCATGGAACCCGAGGAAGCAAGGGAGCGGCTTATCGCTGCGGAGATCATTCTCGGCTGGAACCGCGACGTGAAGAAGATTTTATATACTGACGGGCCGGCATTGAAATGGCTGCAGAATTTGGGAGCGGGTGTTGATCATATACCGCTTGACCGAATTGCGGCGCTTGGCGTCGTCTTGACGAATGCATCCGGCGTGCACCCTTCCCCGATTTCCGAAACCATATTCGCAATGCTGCTCTCCCTGACCCGAGGTGTTCATACTGCCGTCAGGAATCAGCAGTCAAGCGCGTGGAAGCCGAATGAACGGCTGGGAGAAGCGCATAACAAAACCATCTCGATAATAGGCGTAGGAGCGATCGGACTGGAAACAGCCAAAATTGCGAAAGCGTTCGGCATGAATGTGCTTGGAATCCGTAAGTCGGGAGAGGCTGCGGAATGGGTCGATCGCATGTATTCGGTTAACGAGCTTGGCGAAGTGCTCGCGCAGAGCGATTATGTCGTTAACTGCCTGCCGCTGACACATGAGACGAAGCATTTGCTGGGTCGCGAGCAGTTCGAAGCTATGAAGCCGTCCGCGTATTATATCAACATTGGCCGCGGAGGGACGACGGATACGAGCGCGCTGGTGGACGCGCTTCAGAGCGGCAGCATCGCCGGCGCTGGCCTGGATGTATTCGAACAAGAGCCGCTGCCTGCCGATCATCCGCTTTGGCAGCTGGATAACGTGATGATTACGCCGCACGAATCCGGCAATACGGCGTATTATTTCGAGCGCGCGCTTGAAATTGTATTGGATAATTTGGCGCATTATCGTCAGAACGGTACGCCAGGACGGAATATTGTCGATTATCGATCGCAATATTGAATCGCTGTTCGCAGCAATAGCTTTGCTAATGAAAAAGCATTAGCAGCAAATGATTCGAGTGCCGTACAACTGCTGGAAAAACGCTGGCAGGGTGTACGGTTCTTTTGTTTTCTGCTATTCTTTTGATGTGGTCTATGTAAATGGATTGAAAAGAAATTGCATAAATTTTCTATAAAGATTAATTGAAACGTTGTGCAACATTATACGGACCTTACGCGTCTGTAAGGTTGCAAGAGGGGGGATCCTCCGTGGTAGAGCCAGGCCTTATCAAAGCCGCGCAAGCCGGCGATGGCGAAGCTCTTATTTCTCTATTGCGTGAGATTGAGAATCACGTTTATCGGACAGCTTATTATATTGTAAATAATGAGCAGGATGCGATGGACGCTGCTCAAGAAGCACTTATTCGCATTTATACCAAAATCGGCACGTATGAGGAAAAAGCGCAGTTTAAAACGTGGGTCCAGCGGATCGTTACGAATATATGTATCGATAAATTCCGCCGGAACAAGCCTACGGTCTCCATTGACGAGCATGACTTGGTGTTTCAGGACACCCATTCCGTAGAAGAGGAAGTTCTGTCCTCTTATGCGTCTCAGGATATCCGCCAAGCGATCGACAAGCTCCCCGAGCATCACAGGGCCGTCGTCGTACTGAGATACCTGCAGGATTTCTCGTATAATGAAATCGCGGAATCGCTAGACCTTCCGCTGAACACGGTCAAATCTTACTTATTCCGGGCGAGACAGCAGCTGCAAACTTATCTGCATGATTATCAGAGAGGGGGTGTCCGAGGATGAATTGTCAAGAGGTGATGGACTATATGCAAAGGCAGCTTGACGGGGACCTTGATGAACAGGAAACCGAAATCTTGATGACTCATACACGGCAATGCTCCGAATGCGCGGCCATGTTCGAGCGGCTCAAGCTGCTTTCTTCAGGACTGGAAAGCTTACCGAAGGTAACGCCAAGCTATAGCTTAGTTGATGCGATACTGCCTCGATTGGCCGAGCTTCAAACAACGGCCGATCTTCCAGGCCATGTGCCTCACATCGTTATTGCAGGTGAACCTGTGTCTCCTGCAGGACAGACAGCACCGGCGAAGAACCGTTGGAAGAAATGGCTCCCCGTATCCGCGTTGGGCGGTGTCGTAGCGGCCGGCGTGATGGTGGGGATGTTTTTCCTCAGCCATCAGTCGAACTATTCGCTTATCGACAATGACAGCGGGATTTCGGTTGCTGACTCAGCTGCTTCCAACAGTTCGGCATCCACGGACGATTCTGCCGATGCCAATACGTCTAAGATGACGGACGGGTCGGATCGGGCAGCAGCGGCTGATGAGGTACCGGCGGCTCAAGGGGCAGCGAACAACAAGGTTGAGCCGGATACCGTCGTATCGAAAAAGGGCGCGGCACGGAATGTAGATCCGAACGGCGAGACGATGCCGCCATTATCGAATGGTGACGTGGCGCGTACTGAGGTTGAAGGAAGCGCGAATACGCCGAATTATGAAGTTTCCACGGACAGCAATTTGTCGCCTGCGGCAGACTCGGCTGGAAACAGCACGAAAGCAGCGGGTGGGACAGCCGCGAGTACGGATAAGCACGGTACGGAGTCCGATAAGGAGCAAGCCTTCACGTCTTCAGCCGTCATGGCTTCGCCAATTTCGGTCGACAATAAGTTTCAGGCGTTTATCGTTGACAATTCGGTGAAAATCTACACGGTCAGCGATAGCTTGATGATCTTTCAAAGCGTCACACGAACCGGCATTTCGAACCTGAAATGGGCGGCGGACAGCACATCGTTGACATACGAGGCTGTTTCGGCTGACGGTTCGAAGCATACGTACGTCGTCGACCCCAATGCGGCGACAGAGCAGGAACAAGTACAATCTATCAAATAATGATTTTGCCCATGCACACATGACGTGACAGCCGCGTATGGTGTAGGGTAGAAGAAGTCATGGGACGTTCGAGAGCAGCCTTGACGTCGTATGACCATTCGCAGCCGGTACCATGGACCGATCGCTGGCGAATGTTTATATAGATGTTCGGGGACAAAGGGATGAAGTGCAAGCCGCTTCATCCCTTTGTTGCGTTTTCTGCGGAATGACGCTATCGTAGGAATGACGGTTCAAAGGGGGATTTACGGGTGGAAATCAAAGACGCCGCAAAGGAATGGAAGGCGGGACAGTTCAGGCCGGTCTATGTGCTGTACGGGAAGGATCGCTACCGAATGCGCCAATTCATCGACGCCTTGACGGACAAGCTGCTGCCGCCGGAAGAGCGTGAGCTTGGTATCGTGAAGTTCGATACGGCCGAGACGCCGATCGAGGAAGCGGTCGCCGAAGCGGATACGCTGCCGTTCTTC encodes:
- a CDS encoding alpha/beta fold hydrolase yields the protein MSVFDEQRTTIHYQFMRSDAHAAETIMLLHGNGLNSSHWGSLTADLNREYHLLLIDLKAGSEESISWDLLCEELSAVTTQLGLTSIHIISHAFGGSLGIAFAGRNSQLVKSLILISIVVFYPSTEWNQIVDEYQNAIKRFGFQEVIHREVLPYLTLLGEDDERVKSIKQSYDEMDERAYNKLFTLQMLDRPIEEARSLECPVLLLAGERDQLYLPMLQSITTSYFKMGSFLIVPNSANAVFIDQPQLSAQWMRDFIRKAADAKQTQVPKPKSSMTSYLPSLVQTSLLPALETLSYPQQHVLKLSLLHTFQVHINGIPVTEGWNKRYAKNIIAYLAMHPSCTREELCECLFPLLPRSIALNNVKVYLGHLKKLLLLPTGASLLQSSHGQIFLDAKIECDLQAYLAAVKSLSHSEDSAGKYASAQELLQTIGTAGLNSGINDPWFADCKREMEDLLVRLSNWCASWDSNSKA
- a CDS encoding cupredoxin domain-containing protein gives rise to the protein MNGKIRMGMIGSLLLCSAALAASGCGKSANSNNTNTNTGSTNNAGSGGGQAITVKATNFKFDQTEIHVKKGDKVTIKLVDEAGFHGFAIPDYNVDIKENNGTATFTADKTGEHPYHCSIVCGSGHANMVGKLIVD
- a CDS encoding D-2-hydroxyacid dehydrogenase, which encodes MRTIVSVHAFNQEQVKAIQDALPGASYTDVSGMEPEEARERLIAAEIILGWNRDVKKILYTDGPALKWLQNLGAGVDHIPLDRIAALGVVLTNASGVHPSPISETIFAMLLSLTRGVHTAVRNQQSSAWKPNERLGEAHNKTISIIGVGAIGLETAKIAKAFGMNVLGIRKSGEAAEWVDRMYSVNELGEVLAQSDYVVNCLPLTHETKHLLGREQFEAMKPSAYYINIGRGGTTDTSALVDALQSGSIAGAGLDVFEQEPLPADHPLWQLDNVMITPHESGNTAYYFERALEIVLDNLAHYRQNGTPGRNIVDYRSQY
- a CDS encoding RNA polymerase sigma factor, yielding MVEPGLIKAAQAGDGEALISLLREIENHVYRTAYYIVNNEQDAMDAAQEALIRIYTKIGTYEEKAQFKTWVQRIVTNICIDKFRRNKPTVSIDEHDLVFQDTHSVEEEVLSSYASQDIRQAIDKLPEHHRAVVVLRYLQDFSYNEIAESLDLPLNTVKSYLFRARQQLQTYLHDYQRGGVRG
- a CDS encoding anti-sigma factor translates to MNCQEVMDYMQRQLDGDLDEQETEILMTHTRQCSECAAMFERLKLLSSGLESLPKVTPSYSLVDAILPRLAELQTTADLPGHVPHIVIAGEPVSPAGQTAPAKNRWKKWLPVSALGGVVAAGVMVGMFFLSHQSNYSLIDNDSGISVADSAASNSSASTDDSADANTSKMTDGSDRAAAADEVPAAQGAANNKVEPDTVVSKKGAARNVDPNGETMPPLSNGDVARTEVEGSANTPNYEVSTDSNLSPAADSAGNSTKAAGGTAASTDKHGTESDKEQAFTSSAVMASPISVDNKFQAFIVDNSVKIYTVSDSLMIFQSVTRTGISNLKWAADSTSLTYEAVSADGSKHTYVVDPNAATEQEQVQSIK